The Catharus ustulatus isolate bCatUst1 chromosome 25, bCatUst1.pri.v2, whole genome shotgun sequence genome contains the following window.
CTAACACCCCCTGGGAGTGTTGGGGACAGGGCCACGTGTCACCTGGTCCCCTTTTCCTTCATCCCCGAGGTGGTGAGGATGAAAcactccccatcccaccccttgCCTTCTGCCCTGTGGTGATGAGGATGGAGCATCCCCCACCCAGCaccatccccctgtcccctgggccaCTGTGTCCCCACCGACAGCAGAGGCCGCAGGTCTGGGTTCCTTTGGTTGTCCCCACAGGATGGAAGGGCAGGCTGAGAGGGCACTAGGGTTAAAGTGTCAGGacccaggtggggctgggcagggactccCACACTGTCACCACACCAGCACCCAGGACCCCCGACTTGTCACGGCATCCTCAGCTTGGGAGGTAAATCCAGGACCTCGTGGCTGTgccctcacctgtgtcacctcctcgTGCCATCAAGCCCAGCAGGGCCCAAGGCAGCAAGGAGACACCAgttaaaaacaacagaaaaagacaaaaaaaccacccataAAATGACCAAAACAAGATGAAACGGAGAGGACgcaacaaactccaagccctgcagcggtgccagcagcaccaggacagcagcaggagcggccccttcccagggcaggaggtaGCGGGTGGGGGACGGcggcagagccctggggggctcagggggaatCTGGGTGCTCAGTGGGTGCCCAGGGAGATGGTGAGCACGTCCTCCTCCTGGATGGGCTCCAGCTCAGCGCTCTGCACCGCCTGCGTGATGAGCgtcagctcctggcacagcgTCTCGAAGCGATAGCTCACACGGATGTCGGGGACGTTGGTCCGGCGGATGTCGTTCCCCTCCGGACCCTCCTTCAGGTAGTTGGGACCCAGCCAGTAGCTCTTCACCTGTGGGAATTGGGAGAGCCAATtgctctgtgctcagtgctACCAGTGtaggaggggaaatggggaatgggaatgtggGCAAATGTGGGCATTGCGGATGGAAATTGGGGAATGTGGGGAGGAGGGAATTGGGAATAAGAATAGGAATAGGGAAATGGGGGCAAATGGAATTAGGAACTGGCACACTGCAGAAttgggaagcagggaatgggCCTCACCTTGTGGGAGAAGCCGCTCATAAGGACACTGTTCCGGGCCAGCTCACACATGTCGCAGGAGCTGAGTTTCCACACCTGGGTGGCAATGCTATATTCCTCCATCAGCGGCTCCTGGGGACAGAcatccctcagctcctggcacagacaccccTCAGGCACCCATCCTCACCTCTTCCCACCCCCTCCACACCATCAGCACCCTCCAGAGCCCATCGGTGCTGCCAGTGGTCCCATCCCACCACCACATCAATCACCACATTGCACCAATCCCACCGCACTGCCAACCTCATCCTATCtctcagctgtgcccaccccacagcccctcttGGGGGGTCACTGACTGTGCCCCTCCAAATGCTCACCTTGGTGAAGTGGAACTGGAGGGGATCATCGGTGGAGAGGGAGACCATGAGCCCCCGTGAGAGGTACTCGGGCAGGGGGTTGCGGTGGTAGCTCAGGAAGAGGCTGTTGTTGCTAAGCGGGGACATGGCAATGCCAATCTGTGCCAGGTAGTACAGGTACTGCAGCACAGGGGCCTGTAGGACACAGCAGGGTCAGCAAGGGGGGTCCCACCAcacccccagtccccccaggCACCCCCTCCCCCCTCACCTTGCGCAGCAACAACCCGTGGGAGATGTTCTCTGAGACCATGAACCCTGACACCAGGTGGTGGATGGGACCAGCCTCGCCGCAGTGGGGACGCAGGACGAAGGTGTGGAAGCCCCTCTTCCTGCAATGGGTGTTTGAGTGTCACCATCACCCTGTGACCTCCCCAGAACCTCCTGAGGGACACAGGTTCCAGGCCAGGGCTGTCCTTACCGCCGGAGGTGGTTGAGCACTGTCATGTTGGCATACATGTAGTACAGGTAGTAGGAGTAGGGTGGGTTGTCCTCCTCCACCCAGTTGCCTGGCAAAGGGCTGTCCAGGTTGAAGATGTGATGCTCTGGTTTGGATTCATCGTCCACGCTGTCGAAGCCATCCacctgcagcagagacagcCCCAGGGTGGGATGTCACCCCTTGCtcctgctggatttgggatgtccccaagaGCAGGATGCAGCACTCACATGCTCCAGGAAGaggtgcagctctgggtgctgggcagggtggaTCGTGGCCTCGTAGAGCGGCAGGAAGATATTCTCCAGCATCTCCTGAAAGTTGGCCAACTGCTTCTTTGTCCGGTAGATGtcactgcagggaagggacCCCACTCAGAGCCGgctttccctctccccaccccaccccagccAGCAGTGGGGCGGCCTGGGTCTCCCCAGCCCAATGGAGGGTTCCTGTGTCCCCTTCACTCACAAGAGCCGGGGCACTTGCACGAGCCAGCGGACGTTGTTGGAGTGGACGCGGTGGCTGACGGCCCAGCGGGCCAGCTTGTCCCACTCATCCCGCGAGCGGCCGTAGATCGAGAGACGCAGCTCCGCGTTCTGGTACTTGCTCTCCTCCAGGTCTGCCATCACCTCCTGACAGGAAGGGACAAGTGACAACTGTCATTGCTTGGCCACCAGGGACATGGGTTGCACAGCCACCACAAGGAGGGGACATGGCCCACCTTGATGATGTGGGCAAAGTACTTCCCCGAGACGCGGTTGTCCGTCTTGATGAAGATCTCCCGCAGGATGGACTCCCCGATGGGGTTGTACTTGGCGTTGAACTTGTCGAAGCGGTGGAAGGTGTTGCGGTCCTGAATGTGGGATAGGTGTGACCTGGGACTCCTCATCACCCAACCCACCCCCATCCACAGCCCCCAGCaactccccctgccctgggaaaaCCCCCTGGAGAAGATCCTGCACCCCAACCAaggatgggctgggggctccGCTCATCCCCGGGGTTTGGGAGCCTCCCATACCGCATGGACATCCAGGGTGTCCACACTCAGGTCGTAGGCTGTGAGGTTCATTGTCTCAAACACCTCCTTGAGCgtctgctccttccccttctccacGTGGACAATTTCATCCAGGTGCTTCTTCATTGCCCGCTTGATGAAGCGCAAGAGATGCTTCTGGTTCATGCAGGACGAGGCATGGATGTGGGTgtccacctgcagcagggaggtgatgcTCAGCCCTGAAACCTCCAAGAGCTCCCCAGTCAAGCCAGGAACCCCCCAGGACCCGGGACTAGCTCAGGATCTGCAGGTACCTTGCGGATGTTGTAGAAGTCGCGGTGAGGCACCTTCTTCTGGGCTGCCAACTCCTTCATCTCATTGAGCAGCACATGCATCTGGAACTTGTTGCTCAGGTACTGCAGCCGGCGGTAGCAAAAGGATTTGCTGCCCAAAACAGGGAAGAGGGGCTCAGTTTGGGGGTGAGGAAGCAGAACATCTGGCCCCAAAAGGCTGGTACCCCTAGACATGGGAACATGGACTCTTGGACACAGGTGAGGGTGGATGTGGGAGCTGCACCAGCACCGTGTGCCAGAGTCACTGCCAtgtccttggggctgtgccagggttCTGTCACACCCCATCATGGGTTACCCCCCAGGGCAGAACCCTCCCATGGGACCCTTCCCCTTACATGGGCCCATTGATGATCAAAGCCATGAGGAAATTCATGTCGGCGATAAACTCCTGCAGGTCGGGGTATGGCAGGTCCAGCTCCGTGCTCCTAGGGGAGACACACATGGGGGTCacacagccccccaaaaaaactcatCACCCCAATGAGCAGGACCCTCCCCCTCACAAAACTCACTTGTCGGTGATGTCCTGCTTGGTGTAGACATGCACGACACCATCCACCATCTTCAGCCCGAAGCCCAGGTCCGCCGGCATGTTCTGGGGGTCCCACATCTCATAGGGGTGCTGCTCAGCAAACGGGGGGTGCACGGGAGCATCTGCAGCCAGGAGACACCACCCAACATCGCCCAAAAAGCTCCTCCAGcaccccagcccagtgctgagATGCCTCCCACACCCTGCtcaccagcagccacaggggTCTCGGGCACCTCCTCGTAGCCATGGGTCTCCAGGGGCTTCTCAGAGAGCTCCTGCAGGTAGCGGGCCGTGGTCTTGCagaagctctgcagggacagccccatgTACTTCTCCCGCACAAACAGCGCCTTCACCACGCTCTTGGCTGCATCCAGCAGGTCGGTGAAGGGCACCTGCAGAGGggacaccaaacaaaaaaaaaccacccccaagCTGGGGTTGGCAGCCTGGAGACCTTTGCCTGGGTTCCAGGAGGGTCAGGTGAAGGCTCACCCCACATTTCTCCTCCCCAGAGATGGTCACCCGCTGGAATTCTCGCTCCAACAGCGCCTCCCGCTCCTTGGGGACGTGATCCACCAGGCTGTCATTCTGCTCCTTGAAGAGCCTGTGGGGACAGATGCGGCCAGTGGGACAATGACAGGTCTGCCCTATTCCCATGTACCCCAAGAGCAGCACGAGCCccacctggggctggcaggatggTGACGTTGTCCCCAGGGACGCCACCACGAGGTTGTGGCAGCTGTGCCACCCATGTCCTCTTTGGTGGTGGCATCGTCCCCCTTCCCAAAacacatcccccagccctgatGAGCACAATGAAAagtgaggggaaggagagggggcacaaagaacaaaaaaaactcaTGACAGAGACAACTCCCAAGCGGAGACAGGAGGGAGGGGGACACACAGCGTCAGACCCCCCAtccaggggaaggcagggccaggacaggggtcctgtgccagcagcagagctgggatccccagctcaccccaacccccctccccaggtgcatTGACTCCTCCAGTGTCGTGGCGGGGAGGGACCTCTTGGCTCCATGCTTGGGTGTGCTGGGTCAGAGCGGGGCCAGCTGGGTCCCCGATCCCCCCCGTGGCCCCGGCCGGTGACACCGAGCCGGACACTCACTGTAAGTCCGCAGCACTGTCAATTTTCAGGAAGTCCTGTTTGGCTCTGAGCAAAATGTCGGGCTCAAGTCTGGGGACAAGGAGGCGGCGGTGGaagggggaggggacagccagggggacGAGGGGGAGAGAAATGGGGGGGGCCGGGGAGAGAAAACACCCCGTTAATGCCGAAACAACAGAAACCAGACAGAAACCAGCCAAAAACTCACTGCAAAGGGGACACCAAGTGCGACACCCAcgggagaggggacacagagctggcacagagacAGCCTCTCGGGGCAGGGAGGTGGCCTGgcccctgcagggctcccttCCAGCGATTTGGGGGGGATACATGGGAACGCCCCAGCTTACTTGACGTCCTGGCTGATCTGGCGCTCCAGGCGCTGGCGCCGCTCCTCCAGCTGCTCGATGGGGCTCTCCTCTGGGAACTCATACGGAGCCGTCCGCATCTCGTTCTCAGCCAGCGAGCGGCAAaacagctcctgcccagagcagccctgccgtgagctgtgcccagagcagccctgccaggacctgtgcccagagcagccctgccatgagctgtgcccagagcagccctgctgtgagctgtgcccagagcagccctgccgtgagctgtgcccagagcagccctgccatgagctgggtgcagcctcagccctgccaggacctgtgcccagagcagccctgccaggacctgtgcccagagcagccctgccaggagctgtgcccagagcagccctgcagtgagctgtgcccagagcagccctgccgtgagctgtgcccagagcagccctgcagtgagctgtgcccagagcagccctgccatgaGTTGggtgcagcctcagccctgccaggacctgtgcccagagcagccctgccgtgagctgtgcccagagcagccctgccatgagctgggtgcagcctcagccctgccaggacctgtgcccagagcagccctgccgtgagct
Protein-coding sequences here:
- the AMPD2 gene encoding AMP deaminase 2; the protein is MSSVPPAKCPFKKRGSLQTPSPAELRGGAGARPLQSAWSLPGTPHCLKHFPVDLRTSMDGKYKEIAEELFCRSLAENEMRTAPYEFPEESPIEQLEERRQRLERQISQDVKLEPDILLRAKQDFLKIDSAADLQLFKEQNDSLVDHVPKEREALLEREFQRVTISGEEKCGVPFTDLLDAAKSVVKALFVREKYMGLSLQSFCKTTARYLQELSEKPLETHGYEEVPETPVAADAPVHPPFAEQHPYEMWDPQNMPADLGFGLKMVDGVVHVYTKQDITDKSTELDLPYPDLQEFIADMNFLMALIINGPIKSFCYRRLQYLSNKFQMHVLLNEMKELAAQKKVPHRDFYNIRKVDTHIHASSCMNQKHLLRFIKRAMKKHLDEIVHVEKGKEQTLKEVFETMNLTAYDLSVDTLDVHADRNTFHRFDKFNAKYNPIGESILREIFIKTDNRVSGKYFAHIIKEVMADLEESKYQNAELRLSIYGRSRDEWDKLARWAVSHRVHSNNVRWLVQVPRLFDIYRTKKQLANFQEMLENIFLPLYEATIHPAQHPELHLFLEHVDGFDSVDDESKPEHHIFNLDSPLPGNWVEEDNPPYSYYLYYMYANMTVLNHLRRKRGFHTFVLRPHCGEAGPIHHLVSGFMVSENISHGLLLRKAPVLQYLYYLAQIGIAMSPLSNNSLFLSYHRNPLPEYLSRGLMVSLSTDDPLQFHFTKEPLMEEYSIATQVWKLSSCDMCELARNSVLMSGFSHKVKSYWLGPNYLKEGPEGNDIRRTNVPDIRVSYRFETLCQELTLITQAVQSAELEPIQEEDVLTISLGTH